A region of Nocardioides sp. JS614 DNA encodes the following proteins:
- a CDS encoding MMPL family transporter: MNRILYRLGAGAAAHPWRTISAWVAVVVVAFGLAGALGGTTHDDYDIPGARAQVGIEQLRAHVPDGGGATAQVVVHDPSGAALDPADLTGLVQRLHRLDHASYVTEPRVSADGDTALVTVSYDAPVTDSDLVGANGYDPLVDAIAPLRADGLQAELGGELPGGAESQMSGTGEIAGVIAALVLLVVAFGSVVAAGLPLVIALMGLAVGSAGVTLLAATMDVSTAAPTVATMVGLGVGIDYALLLVTRHVEFLGRGLDKRDAAGRAMATAGRSVVFASATVLISLMGLRLGGLPVYATFGYATALAVVAVLAAAITLVPALCGLAGRRLLPRRTRTGRSARGAKAPLTARWAARVARRPVVAALAALMFLLLLAAPTLGMRTWPQDGSSNSPSTSVRRAYDLIAEEYGAGANGPFTIVVDTTRADAGDVADRVADHAGIAGVTVPVTSPDGAIALFDAEPTTGPADERTSDLVATLRADLPAGVEVTGTTPIFADISAMLSSRLWLVVGFVVAVSVLLLAMMFRSVVVPVKAAVMNLLSIGASYGVLTAVFQWGWGGSVLGIDHAVAVSSWIPILNFAILFGLSMDYEVFLLSRIREEWLRTGDARGSVERGLASTGRVISSAAAIMVVVFLGFSTEADTVVKQLGFGMAVAIVLDATVVRMVLVPATMTLLGRWNWWLPAWLDRLLPTIEAERHESDDEIWGDFDQTDQRTPAGV; encoded by the coding sequence GTGAACCGCATCCTCTACCGCCTCGGCGCCGGCGCCGCGGCGCACCCGTGGCGGACGATCTCCGCCTGGGTGGCCGTGGTCGTCGTCGCCTTCGGGCTCGCCGGCGCCCTCGGCGGCACCACCCACGACGACTACGACATCCCCGGCGCCCGGGCCCAGGTGGGCATCGAGCAGCTGCGCGCCCACGTGCCCGACGGCGGTGGCGCCACCGCGCAGGTCGTCGTGCACGACCCGAGCGGCGCCGCCCTGGACCCGGCCGACCTGACCGGCCTGGTCCAGCGGCTGCACCGCCTCGACCACGCCAGCTACGTCACCGAACCGCGGGTCTCCGCCGACGGCGACACCGCGCTCGTCACCGTGTCGTACGACGCCCCCGTCACCGACTCCGACCTGGTCGGCGCGAACGGCTACGACCCGCTCGTCGACGCCATCGCGCCGCTGCGCGCCGACGGCCTGCAGGCCGAGCTCGGCGGCGAGCTGCCCGGCGGCGCCGAGTCGCAGATGAGCGGCACCGGCGAGATCGCCGGCGTGATCGCCGCGCTCGTGCTGCTGGTCGTCGCGTTCGGCTCGGTGGTGGCCGCCGGCCTGCCGCTGGTGATCGCCCTGATGGGCCTGGCCGTCGGGTCCGCGGGCGTCACCCTGCTCGCCGCGACCATGGACGTCAGCACCGCGGCTCCCACGGTCGCCACCATGGTCGGCCTGGGCGTCGGCATCGACTACGCGCTGCTGCTGGTCACCCGGCACGTGGAGTTCCTGGGCCGGGGCCTGGACAAGCGCGACGCCGCCGGCCGCGCGATGGCGACCGCCGGCCGGTCGGTCGTGTTCGCCTCGGCCACCGTGCTGATCTCGCTGATGGGGCTGCGCCTGGGCGGGCTGCCGGTCTACGCCACGTTCGGCTACGCCACCGCGCTCGCCGTGGTGGCCGTGCTGGCCGCGGCGATCACGCTGGTGCCGGCCCTGTGCGGGTTGGCGGGCCGGCGGCTGCTCCCGCGGCGTACCCGCACCGGGCGCAGCGCCCGCGGCGCCAAGGCCCCGCTCACGGCCCGCTGGGCCGCCCGGGTCGCCCGGCGGCCCGTCGTCGCCGCGCTGGCGGCACTGATGTTCCTGCTGCTGCTCGCCGCCCCCACCCTGGGCATGCGCACCTGGCCGCAGGACGGCAGCAGCAACAGCCCGTCCACCTCCGTGCGCCGGGCCTACGACCTCATCGCGGAGGAGTACGGCGCCGGCGCGAACGGACCGTTCACGATCGTCGTCGACACCACCCGCGCCGACGCGGGGGACGTGGCCGACCGGGTCGCCGACCACGCCGGCATCGCCGGGGTCACCGTCCCCGTCACCTCGCCGGACGGTGCGATCGCCCTCTTCGACGCGGAGCCCACCACCGGCCCCGCCGACGAGCGCACCTCCGACCTCGTCGCGACCCTGCGGGCCGACCTCCCGGCGGGCGTCGAGGTCACCGGCACCACGCCGATCTTCGCCGACATCTCCGCGATGCTCTCGAGCCGGCTGTGGCTGGTCGTCGGGTTCGTGGTCGCGGTCTCCGTGCTGCTGCTCGCGATGATGTTCCGCTCCGTGGTCGTGCCGGTGAAGGCCGCCGTGATGAACCTGCTCTCGATCGGAGCGTCGTACGGCGTCCTCACCGCGGTGTTCCAGTGGGGCTGGGGCGGGAGCGTGCTCGGCATCGACCACGCGGTCGCCGTCTCGAGCTGGATCCCGATCCTGAACTTCGCGATCCTGTTCGGGCTCTCGATGGACTACGAGGTGTTCCTGCTCTCCCGGATCCGCGAGGAGTGGCTGCGCACCGGCGACGCCCGGGGCAGCGTGGAGCGCGGCCTGGCTTCGACCGGCCGGGTGATCTCCTCGGCCGCCGCGATCATGGTCGTCGTCTTCCTCGGGTTCTCCACCGAGGCCGACACCGTGGTCAAGCAGCTCGGCTTCGGCATGGCGGTGGCGATCGTGCTCGACGCCACCGTGGTCCGGATGGTGCTCGTCCCCGCGACGATGACCCTCCTCGGCCGGTGGAACTGGTGGCTGCCCGCGTGGCTGGACCGCCTGCTCCCGACCATCGAGGCCGAGCGGCACGAGTCCGACGACGAGATCTGGGGCGACTTCGACCAGACCGACCAGCGCACGCCGGCCGGCGTCTGA